One Falco naumanni isolate bFalNau1 chromosome 13, bFalNau1.pat, whole genome shotgun sequence DNA segment encodes these proteins:
- the PSMD2 gene encoding 26S proteasome non-ATPase regulatory subunit 2 yields MDAGGGGGQSRVQGGPGSGGDEKPTPPWGRDRREPPAGPEKEQELSEEDKQLQDELEMLVERLGEKDTSLYRPALEELRRQIRSSTTSMTSVPKPLKFLRPHYGKLKEIYENMAPGENKRFAADIISVLAMTMSGERECLKYRLVGSQEELASWGHEYVRHLAGEVAKEWQEIDEADKAQRDTLLTLVKEIVPYNMAHNAEHEACDLLMEIEQMDMLEKYIDDNAYSKVCLYLTSCVSYVPEPENSALLRCALGIFRKFSRYPEALRLALMLNDVELVEDIFTSCKDVVVQKQMAFMLGRHGVFLELNEDVEEYEDLTEIMSNVQLNSNFLALARELDIMEPKVPDDIYKTHLENNRFGGSGSQVDSARMNLASSFVNGFVNAAFGQDKLLTDDGNKWLYKNKDHGMLSAAASLGTILLWDVDGGLTQIDKYLYSSEDYIKSGALLACGIVNSGVRNECDPALALLSDYVLHNSNTMRIGAIFGLGLAYAGSNREDVLTLLLPVMGDSKSSMEVAGVTALACGMISVGSCNGDVTSTILQTIMEKSETELKDTYARWLPLGLGLNHLGKGEAIEAILAALEVVSEPFRSFANTLVDICAYAGSGNVLKVQQLLHICSEHFDSKEKEEDKDKKDKKEKEKKESSADMGAHQGVAVLGIALIAMGEEIGAEMALRTFGHLLRYGEPTLRRAVPLALALISVSNPRLNILDTLSKFSHDADPEVSYNSIFAMGMVGSGTNNARLAAMLRQLAQYHAKDPNNLFMVRLAQGLTHLGKGTLTLCPYHSDRQLMSQVAVAGLLTVLVSFLDVRNIILGKSHYVLYGLVAAMQPRMLVTFDEELRPLPVSVRVGQAVDVVGQAGKPKTITGFQTHTTPVLLAHGERAELATEEHVPVTPILEGFVILRKNPNYDV; encoded by the exons ATGGacgcgggcggcggcggcgggcagagTCGGGTGCAGGGCGGCCCCGGGTCCGGCGGCGACGAGAAGCCCACGCCGCCCTGGGGCCGGGACCGCCGGGAGCCGCCCGCGGGGCCCgagaaggagcaggagctg TCTGAGGAGGACAAACAGCTGCAGGATGAGCTGGAGATGCTGGTGGAGCGCCTGGGG GAGAAAGATACATCCCTCTACCGCCCAGCCCTGGAGGAGCTGCGGAGGCAGATCCGCTCTTCTACCACCTCCATGACCTCTGTTCCCAAACCGCTCAAGTTCCTACGGCCCCATTATGGCAAATTGAAGGAGATCTATGAGAACATGGCTCCAGGAGAGAACAAG cgCTTTGCTGCAGACATCATTTCTGTTCTGGCCATGACCATGAGCGGGGAGCGTGAGTGTCTGAAGTACCGGCTGGTGGGCtcccaggaggagctggcatCTTGGGGGCATGAATATGTCAG GCACTTGGCAGGGGAGGTGGCCAAGGAGTGGCAGGAGATTGATGAGGCTGACAAGGCTCAGAGGGACACGCTCCTCACCCTGGTTAAGGAGATCGTTCCCTACAACATGGCCCACAACGCAGAGCACGAGGCCTGTGACCTGCTCATGGAGATTGAGCAGATGGACATGCTGGAGAAGTACATTGATGACAATGCCTACTCCAAAGTGTGCCTCTACCTGACCAG CTGTGTAAGCTATGTCCCAGAGCCTGAGAACTCTGCTCTCCTGCGCTGTGCCCTGGGCATCTTCCGCAAGTTTAGCCGCTACCCTGAAGCCTTGCGCCTGGCTCTAATGCTCAATGACGtggagctggtggaggacaTCTTCACTTCCTGCAAAGATGT AGTTGTCCAGAAGCAGATGGCCTTTATGCTGGGCCGCCACGGGGTCTTCCTGGAGCTGAATGAGGATGTGGAGGAGTACGAGGACCTGACTGAGATCATGTCCAACGTCCAGCTCAACAGCAACTTCCTGGCTTTGGCCAGAGAG CTGGACATCATGGAGCCCAAAGTGCCAGACGATATTTACAAAACCCACCTGGAAAATAACC GGTTTGGGGGGAGCGGTTCCCAAGTGGATTCAGCCCGGATGAATTTGGCCTCCTCCTTTGTGAACGGCTTCGTGAATGCTGCGTTCGGACAGGACAAGCTGCTGACAGATGATGGCAATAAATGGTTGTACAAGAACAAGGACCACG GGATGCTGAGTGCCGCAGCCTCGCTGGGCACAATACTGCTGTGGGACGTGGATGGGGGGCTCACGCAGATTGACAAGTACCTGTACTCCTCAGAGGATTACATCAAG TCCGGAGCCCTCTTGGCCTGTGGCATTGTCAACTCAGGGGTGAGGAACGAGTGTGACCCTGCCCTGGCCCTCCTGTCTGACTACGTCCTCCACAACAGCAACACCATGAGGATCGGAGCCATTTTTGG gctggggctggcataCGCAGGCTCCAACCGTGAGGACGTCCTGACTTTGCTGCTACCTGTGATGGGAGACTCCAAGTCCAGCATGGAG GTGGCTGGCGTGACTGCCCTGGCTTGTGGAATGATATCGGTGGGCTCCTGCAATGGGGACGTCACCTCAACCATCCTCCAGACCATCATGGAGAAATCTGAGACAGAGCTGAAGGACACGTATGCTCGGTGGCTGCCACTCGGCCTGGGCTTGAACCACTTGG ggaagggagaggcgATCGAGGCCATCTTGGCAGCGCTGGAGGTGGTGTCGGAGCCATTCCGCAGCTTCGCCAACACACTGGTGGACATCTGTGCCTACGCGG GCTCGGGGAATGTCCTGAAGGTGCAACAGCTCCTGCACATCTGCAGTGAACACTTTGACTccaaggagaaagaggaggacaaggacaaaaaagacaagaaagagaaggagaagaaggagagcTCAGCTGACATGGGGGCTCACCAG GGTGTAGCAGTGCTGGGGATTGCGCTCATTGCCATGGGTGAGGAGATTGGTGCTGAGATGGCCCTGCGCACGTTTGGCCACCTG CTGCGGTATGGGGAGCCCACCCTCCGACGTGCTGTGCCCCTGGCTCTGGCGCTTATCTCTGTCTCCAACCCCCGGCTCAACATCCTCGACACTCTCAGCAAGTTCTCCCACGATGCTGACCCTGAGGTCTCCTACAACTCCATTTTTGCCATGGGCATGGTGGGCAGCG GTACCAACAACGCCCGCCTGGCAGCGATGCTGCGGCAGCTTGCTCAGTACCATGCCAAGGACCCCAACAACCTCTTCATGGTGCGGTTAGCCCAG GGCCTGACCCACCTGGGCAAGGGGACACTCACCCTGTGCCCGTACCACAGCGATCGCCAGCTCATGAGCCAGGTGGCCGTGGCCGGGCTGCTGACCGTCCTTGTGTCCTTCCTGGATGTGCGCAACA TTATCCTGGGCAAGTCCCATTATGTTCTCTACGGCCTCGTTGCTGCCATGCAGCCCCGCATGCTGGTTACCTTTGACGAGGAGCTGCGACCTCTGCCCGTGTCAGTTCGGGTAGGACAG GCTGTGGATGTGGTGGGCCAGGCGGGCAAGCCTAAAACCATCACCGGCTTCCAGACTCACACGACACCGGTGCTGCTGGCACATGGGGAGCGGGCAGAGCTGGCCACAGAGGAGCACGTACCTGTGACGCCCATCCTGGAGGGATTTGTTATTCTACGCAAGAACCCCAACTATGATGTTtga